A region of Hydrogenimonas cancrithermarum DNA encodes the following proteins:
- a CDS encoding hotdog domain-containing protein — translation MAEEERENEDTLQTEHSGTEREKVELKTHQRINQSLCGVLVELDDGYAKVELETTRDMVVDEMGLVHGGFTFAAADFAAMAAVNDPNVVLVSSECRFLSPVKVGDKVVFDAKELYKEARKRKIHVVGYFEDIKVFEGEFMAVVLERHVLKLKLLKEEEE, via the coding sequence ATGGCAGAAGAAGAGAGAGAAAACGAAGATACGTTGCAGACGGAACATTCGGGAACGGAGCGAGAGAAAGTGGAACTCAAAACGCATCAGCGTATCAATCAGTCGCTTTGCGGTGTCTTGGTGGAACTGGATGACGGATATGCGAAAGTGGAGCTCGAAACGACGCGGGATATGGTCGTCGACGAGATGGGCCTGGTTCATGGAGGGTTTACTTTCGCCGCGGCCGATTTTGCCGCCATGGCTGCGGTGAACGACCCCAACGTCGTACTGGTCAGCAGTGAGTGTCGTTTTCTCTCACCGGTGAAGGTGGGAGACAAAGTGGTTTTCGATGCGAAAGAGCTCTATAAAGAGGCAAGAAAGAGAAAGATCCATGTGGTGGGTTATTTCGAAGATATCAAAGTCTTCGAAGGAGAGTTTATGGCGGTGGTACTCGAACGCCATGTCCTCAAACTCAAACTCCTCAAAGAGGAAGAGGAGTAG
- the cmoB gene encoding tRNA 5-methoxyuridine(34)/uridine 5-oxyacetic acid(34) synthase CmoB produces the protein MKIEEIIKERESWLRWKNVAPIRDAMKDLPQIKDAEVELGDWIRLRSDSVTPEQRSVIYEVAKKMMPWRKGPFDLFGIRIDSEWQSFRKYNLLRPYMDLEGKMVADVGCNNGYYMFRMLEFSPKLVLGVDPSPIFRSQFDLINRYVRSDRLRYEMLGIEHMAGFADMFDTLFCLGVLYHRSDPIVALKSLKRSLKKGGELILDTFMIEGEEPVCLVPESTYSKISNVHFVPTVPALENWCKKAGFERFEVLDIVKTEPEEQRKTEWMEGQSLEEFLDPDNPDLTIEGYPAPRRVYVRCYRK, from the coding sequence ATGAAAATCGAAGAAATCATCAAAGAACGTGAATCGTGGCTGAGGTGGAAGAATGTCGCACCGATCAGGGATGCGATGAAGGATCTTCCACAAATAAAGGATGCCGAGGTCGAACTTGGGGACTGGATCAGGTTGCGATCGGACTCGGTTACGCCGGAACAGCGATCTGTGATTTACGAGGTGGCGAAGAAGATGATGCCATGGCGGAAAGGCCCTTTCGATCTCTTTGGCATTCGTATCGACAGCGAGTGGCAGAGTTTCAGAAAGTACAATCTGCTGCGGCCTTATATGGACCTCGAAGGTAAAATGGTCGCTGACGTCGGATGCAACAACGGTTACTATATGTTTCGGATGCTCGAATTTTCCCCGAAACTGGTTCTGGGGGTCGATCCTTCCCCGATTTTTCGATCCCAGTTCGATCTGATCAACCGATATGTTCGAAGCGACAGACTGCGCTATGAGATGCTTGGCATTGAACATATGGCGGGTTTCGCCGATATGTTCGATACACTCTTCTGTCTTGGCGTGCTTTATCACAGGAGCGATCCGATCGTGGCATTGAAATCTTTGAAACGGAGTCTCAAAAAGGGTGGCGAGCTGATACTCGACACCTTCATGATCGAAGGAGAGGAACCCGTGTGCCTGGTACCGGAGTCGACCTATTCGAAAATTTCGAATGTCCACTTCGTCCCGACCGTTCCCGCATTGGAAAATTGGTGTAAAAAGGCGGGCTTCGAGCGTTTCGAAGTACTCGATATCGTCAAGACGGAACCCGAAGAGCAGAGAAAAACGGAGTGGATGGAGGGGCAGAGCCTCGAAGAGTTTCTCGATCCGGATAACCCGGATTTGACGATTGAAGGGTATCCTGCACCCAGACGCGTCTATGTAAGATGTTACAGAAAATAG
- a CDS encoding cation diffusion facilitator family transporter translates to MTLQKRATIVSSSVAVTLVVIKLIVGIVSGSVAVLASAIDSGLDLAVSLFNLFAVTNAEKPADEKFNYGRGKIEAIAAVIEGVIITLSGFFIFYQAIQKIMHAEPVTHLDISIGVMVVSLVMTGALVMFLNHVARVTQNMVIKSDALHYKTDLLSNGAILVSLVVIYFTDFYLIDAILGILIAIYIVYSAFELIQEGVLVLLDVSLDDEIVEKIKEVIESEPGVNDYHWLRTRKAGNDYFVDVHLVFTPEMSLLEAHRIGDSVEAKIKEIDPKADWLINIHLDPYDDSDVNLEESKKFAG, encoded by the coding sequence ATGACATTGCAAAAGAGAGCGACCATCGTCAGTTCCTCGGTAGCCGTTACACTCGTCGTCATAAAACTGATCGTCGGAATCGTTAGCGGCTCGGTGGCCGTTCTTGCATCGGCTATCGACTCGGGTCTCGACCTTGCCGTCTCGCTGTTCAATCTATTTGCCGTCACGAACGCGGAAAAACCGGCGGATGAAAAGTTCAACTACGGCCGGGGGAAGATCGAAGCGATCGCCGCGGTCATCGAAGGTGTCATCATCACCCTTTCGGGATTTTTCATCTTCTATCAAGCGATCCAGAAGATTATGCATGCCGAGCCGGTCACCCATCTGGACATTTCAATCGGTGTTATGGTCGTCTCGCTCGTGATGACCGGTGCGTTGGTCATGTTCTTGAACCATGTGGCTCGCGTCACACAGAATATGGTCATTAAATCCGACGCGCTCCACTACAAAACGGACCTACTCAGCAACGGCGCCATTCTCGTCTCTCTCGTCGTCATCTACTTTACCGACTTCTACTTGATCGATGCCATCCTCGGTATTCTCATCGCCATCTATATCGTCTATTCGGCATTCGAACTGATTCAAGAAGGTGTCCTGGTGCTGCTGGATGTCTCGTTGGACGATGAGATCGTAGAAAAAATCAAAGAGGTGATCGAATCGGAACCGGGCGTCAACGACTACCACTGGCTTAGAACCCGAAAGGCGGGCAACGACTACTTTGTCGATGTCCACCTGGTCTTCACACCGGAGATGTCACTCCTCGAAGCGCACCGCATCGGCGACAGTGTCGAAGCCAAAATCAAGGAGATCGACCCGAAAGCCGACTGGCTTATCAATATCCATCTCGATCCCTACGACGACTCCGACGTCAACCTGGAAGAGAGTAAGAAGTTTGCGGGATAG
- the rny gene encoding ribonuclease Y, translating into MLTELIIGGAAATVSGVAAFFITKKIDASKYDIYVEQAKAKAKAIEHEAEVVLQNAKLRVTEAELAAKQKYEEELARLNSEFNNRLSQLEKREEQLAKKLEEELEQVAEEREAVRAEKAAIKMAQQQLEMLKDEYEAKRREAVKVLERASGLTEAEARELVLKHAEEDARGEIAHIVRRYETEAKTEAKRKANYILAQATTRYAGEFAAERLINVVHLPDDELKGRIIGKEGRNIKTLEMLLGVDIIIDDTPGAIILSSFNLYRRAIATRTIELLIEDGRIQPARIEEIYEKVTEEFEQKVLEEGEQIVIDLGLSPMHPELMKLIGRLRYRASYGQNALGHSLEVAHLAGIMTAEMGGDEVLAKRAGILHDIGKALTHEYAGSHVDLGAEVCRRYKEHPVVINAIYAHHGHEEPETIECAAVCAADTLSAARPGARREVLESFLKRVKAIEEIATSKPGVHHAYAINAGREVRVIVNATLINDDEAILLSKEISEEIEKSVQYPGEIKVNVIRETRAINYAR; encoded by the coding sequence ATGTTAACAGAGCTTATCATAGGAGGTGCGGCAGCCACGGTTAGCGGTGTTGCAGCATTTTTTATTACCAAAAAAATCGACGCTTCGAAATACGATATCTATGTCGAACAGGCCAAAGCGAAGGCCAAAGCGATCGAGCATGAAGCGGAAGTCGTTCTGCAGAATGCGAAACTGCGGGTTACGGAAGCGGAACTCGCGGCGAAACAGAAATACGAAGAGGAACTTGCGCGCCTCAACAGCGAGTTCAACAATCGGCTTTCACAGCTCGAAAAACGTGAAGAACAACTGGCGAAAAAGCTTGAAGAGGAGCTTGAACAGGTCGCTGAAGAGCGGGAAGCGGTCAGGGCGGAAAAAGCTGCGATCAAAATGGCACAGCAGCAGCTGGAGATGCTTAAAGATGAGTATGAGGCCAAACGCAGGGAGGCTGTAAAGGTCCTGGAGCGTGCTTCGGGTTTGACGGAGGCGGAAGCGAGAGAGCTTGTGCTCAAACATGCGGAGGAGGATGCGCGTGGCGAGATCGCCCATATTGTCCGCAGATACGAGACGGAGGCGAAAACCGAAGCGAAACGTAAGGCCAACTATATTCTGGCACAGGCGACGACACGCTATGCGGGTGAGTTCGCCGCGGAGCGCCTCATCAACGTTGTCCATCTTCCGGATGACGAACTCAAAGGGCGCATCATCGGGAAAGAGGGGCGAAACATCAAAACGCTCGAGATGCTGCTTGGTGTCGATATCATTATCGATGATACACCGGGTGCGATCATTCTCAGCAGTTTCAACCTCTACCGGCGTGCCATCGCGACGCGTACGATCGAACTTCTTATCGAAGATGGCCGTATTCAGCCGGCACGCATCGAAGAGATCTACGAGAAGGTGACCGAAGAGTTCGAACAAAAGGTGCTGGAAGAGGGTGAGCAAATCGTGATAGACCTCGGACTTTCACCAATGCATCCGGAGCTGATGAAACTCATCGGACGCCTGCGCTATCGTGCAAGCTATGGGCAGAATGCACTTGGCCATTCACTCGAAGTGGCGCATCTCGCAGGTATTATGACTGCCGAGATGGGCGGTGACGAGGTCCTTGCCAAGCGTGCCGGCATTCTGCACGATATCGGCAAAGCGTTGACGCATGAGTATGCGGGCAGCCATGTCGATTTGGGAGCCGAGGTGTGTCGCCGTTACAAAGAGCATCCAGTCGTCATCAATGCGATCTATGCCCACCATGGCCATGAAGAACCCGAGACCATCGAGTGTGCCGCCGTCTGTGCCGCGGATACGCTCTCTGCGGCTCGGCCGGGTGCACGGCGCGAAGTTCTCGAGAGCTTCCTGAAACGGGTCAAAGCGATCGAGGAGATCGCCACATCCAAACCGGGTGTTCACCACGCCTATGCGATCAACGCTGGACGGGAGGTGCGAGTCATCGTCAACGCCACTTTGATCAACGACGACGAAGCGATACTTCTGAGCAAAGAGATTTCCGAAGAGATCGAAAAGAGTGTACAATACCCGGGAGAGATCAAAGTCAACGTTATCCGTGAAACCCGTGCAATAAATTACGCCAGATAG
- a CDS encoding 5-formyltetrahydrofolate cyclo-ligase: MVKIAVIIGYWGLKMDKKIFREICIERLKKIEKSGRLYRNRIVLKRLENIIKKNNPKSVLLYLPMGHEVDVRPFFRRFRKGMKIYVPFMEGKSFKLVQYRLPLRKKRFGIHEPMNSHFHLSKIDMAVVPVVGVDGRLRRIGFGKGMYDRFFASLKTKPLTVFVQLAKCYTKRHITDDYDIEADIYVTPEDIIVRGKQYVNRAYHRRCGSHG; this comes from the coding sequence TTGGTTAAAATAGCGGTTATTATAGGATATTGGGGCTTAAAAATGGACAAGAAAATTTTTCGGGAAATCTGTATCGAACGTTTGAAAAAGATAGAGAAAAGTGGTAGGCTGTATCGGAACAGGATCGTTTTGAAACGTCTTGAAAATATTATTAAAAAGAATAATCCAAAGTCGGTTCTTCTCTATCTTCCGATGGGGCATGAAGTTGACGTAAGACCGTTTTTCAGGCGTTTTCGAAAGGGCATGAAAATTTATGTGCCGTTTATGGAAGGAAAAAGTTTTAAATTGGTACAATATAGATTACCGCTGCGTAAAAAGCGTTTCGGTATCCATGAACCAATGAATTCACACTTTCATCTGTCAAAAATAGATATGGCGGTCGTTCCGGTTGTGGGGGTTGACGGAAGACTCCGCCGCATAGGATTTGGAAAAGGTATGTACGACAGATTTTTTGCATCACTGAAAACGAAACCTTTGACGGTTTTCGTTCAGCTTGCGAAATGTTATACGAAACGACACATCACCGATGATTACGATATCGAAGCCGATATCTATGTAACCCCCGAAGATATTATTGTCCGAGGGAAACAGTATGTTAACAGAGCTTATCATAGGAGGTGCGGCAGCCACGGTTAG
- a CDS encoding TlpA family protein disulfide reductase — protein sequence MNLKHLTSITLIFIALFMAGCGEKEKKEQTGTQIEAKESPVSFTLKEDNRTISAKLEDGGFLFSVEEPVVMLDFFATWCPPCRAEIPHLANLQKKYAGKLKIIGVLVESKHPAELKRFVEGHGINYFVSNAPDNMLIAATTADMLHQPKNFSIPMMVLFVNGKYFRHYIGMVPEEMLESDIKEALKEVK from the coding sequence ATGAACTTGAAACATCTGACTTCGATCACTTTGATATTTATCGCCCTGTTTATGGCCGGCTGCGGGGAAAAAGAGAAAAAGGAGCAAACCGGTACACAGATAGAGGCTAAAGAGTCTCCGGTCTCTTTCACCCTGAAAGAGGATAATCGGACGATAAGCGCGAAGCTGGAGGATGGGGGATTCCTCTTCAGCGTCGAAGAACCTGTCGTCATGCTCGATTTTTTCGCCACTTGGTGCCCGCCATGCCGTGCCGAAATCCCACATCTGGCGAATCTGCAGAAAAAATATGCCGGTAAACTGAAAATTATCGGTGTTCTCGTCGAGAGCAAACACCCGGCTGAGCTGAAGCGGTTTGTCGAAGGACATGGTATCAACTACTTCGTCTCCAATGCCCCCGACAACATGTTGATCGCCGCCACCACCGCGGACATGCTCCACCAGCCCAAAAATTTCTCCATTCCCATGATGGTACTGTTCGTCAACGGCAAATATTTCCGCCACTACATCGGAATGGTCCCCGAAGAGATGCTTGAAAGCGACATCAAAGAGGCGCTCAAGGAGGTGAAATAG